GTGATCCCGCCGGAGAAATACGCCTACGCCGCCGACGAAACGGACCGCGGCGAAAAGCTCGCCCGCTGGAACGTGACCAAAGCCGTCGAAGCGCTGAAGACCTTCGAGGCGTTCGACCGCCACGTCGACTTCGTGACCGCGCGCGTGCCGGCGTCGCTGACGCGCCTGCCGGACCCGTACGCGTGGATCAAAGACCTGCTCGCGCGGCTCGACTACACCGAGCACCCCGAGCGGCTCTGCCTGGAATTCCCGCGCTCGCTGCTTTACGAAGACGTCGAGGTCGCGCGTCCGGCGCTGCTCGCCTTCAAGATCGCGAAGGTGCGCACGCTGATGAGCGGCTGCGGCGAACGCGACTGTCCGGTGACCGCGCTCGTTGACCTGCCGGTCGACATGGTGCTTCTCGCGCCGCGCGTCTCCGCGTATTCGGATAATCGCGACAAGGGGCGCGTCTTCTCTGAATTCATAAATTTCCTGCGCGCCCTGCCCGTCGACGTCATCGGCGACGGATTATATAATGACGACCAGATAACCGCCCACAGCCGCGCCGACTGCCTCGGCTACATTCCGTCGTCGGGCTACGAAGGCGCCGCGGAGCACGGCTCCCTGCGCATGACGCTGGACGAGGCGGTTGAGCAGAAGGAGGATGAGGTCTGATGGCACAGCAAAACCCGACCGTAAGCATACGGCGTACCGCAGGCGAAGTAAAACGCTACAGATTGTGGACGAAGTTCCTGCCGATAATCATACTCATCTTCGCGCTTATCCTGATCGTCGGCTACGTCGCGTCGGTGCTGTATATGAAATTCGGCGCGTTCACGGTCTCGGTCAACAAGTTCGATAACCACGACTACGCGCTCTCGCTTTCCGAAAGTCCGGGCTTCGACGTCTACTCGTCCCGCCTGAACGCCGAGATCGCGGAGGAGATAACGAACATCGACGGCTCCACGCTCCCCGACTGGCTGGACAACATCGACGGCGAGCACAACGGCGACAACTACGTGGCGTACACCTTCTACTGCAAGAACATGGGCACGAAGACGCTGACCTACTCGTATGAAATGTATATCGCCAACATGACCTTTGAGGTCGAGAAGGCGGCGCGCGTGCGGCTTTACGTCAACGGCGACTACGTCGACTACGCCTACGCGCGAACGGACGGCATAGAAGGCCCGGAGCCCGGCACAACGGCGTTCCAGACGGGCAACACGATAGTCAAGAAATACATTGAGAATTTCAAACCCGGCGACATCACGAAATACACCGTCGTCATCTGGCTCGAGGGCCCCGACCCCGACTGCGTCGATAAAATAATCGGCGGCGAG
The sequence above is a segment of the Clostridia bacterium genome. Coding sequences within it:
- a CDS encoding EAL domain-containing protein, whose protein sequence is GGAPSDEGAVEDGLPSETEGVNPSPADASPAETDAPADEAAPSDAAPSPDAASAVDYVKMTLSAGIAPLEMRFAQINSCYRRLPIAYRSFTYINSVIEGVIPPEKYAYAADETDRGEKLARWNVTKAVEALKTFEAFDRHVDFVTARVPASLTRLPDPYAWIKDLLARLDYTEHPERLCLEFPRSLLYEDVEVARPALLAFKIAKVRTLMSGCGERDCPVTALVDLPVDMVLLAPRVSAYSDNRDKGRVFSEFINFLRALPVDVIGDGLYNDDQITAHSRADCLGYIPSSGYEGAAEHGSLRMTLDEAVEQKEDEV